The sequence GAGGCGCTGGTGGCGGGGCGGCACCTCGGTCCCGCCGAGCTGAAGACGAGGCTCACCGAGCGGTTGCTCGGTGACGCGCCGGACGACGACGTCGCGTTCGTCCTGTTCCGCTGCGGCTGACGCCCGGGAGGCCGAGATGGACGTCGTCCGGATGAGCAAGCGGCTGTCGTTCGTGCTGCGGCACCGCCCCGACTCGGTGGGGCTCACTCTCGACGACGCCGGCTGGGCCGACGTCGGCCAGCTGCTCGCCGCGCTGCGGATCTCCAGGGAGCAGCTCGAGCTCGTCGTCGCCACGAACGACAAGCGCCGGTTCGCCTTCGACCCGACCGGCACGCGGATCCGGGCCAGCCAGGGGCACAGCGTCGCCGTGGACCTCGGCTACGGACCCGAGCAGCCGCCGGAGGTGCTGTTCCACGGCACGGTCGAGCGCGTCCTCCCGGCCATCCTCGCCGAGGGGCTGCGGCCGGGGCGCCGGCACGCGGTGCACCTCTCCGCCGACGTCGTCACCGCCCGGGCCGTGGGCGGCCGGCGGGGCCGCCCGGTCGTGCTCCGGGTGGACGCCGCCGGCATGGCCGCCGGCGGGTCCTCCTTCAGCCGCTCGGCCAACGGCGTGTGGCTCGTCGACACCGTCCCCCCGCAGTTCCTGACCGTGGTGGACGCCGCGTCGGCGCCGGACGGCTGACCCCCCCGTCGGTCACCCGGCCATCACGTCGCGGAAGGTCTCCTCGGTCTCGACGAACAGCTCCTGCAGGCCCTCGCCGCCGATGAACTCCTCGGGCACGTACCGCTCGCCCAGCGTCTCCACCACGGACGGCTCCTCCGCCGCGCTGCGCAGCGTGTCCTCGACGGTCTGGCGCACCTCGTCCGGGACGCCGGCGGGCGCGATGACCCCGAAGGTGGTCGTGCTCTGCACCAGCTCGGGGAAGCCCTCCTCGACGAACGTCGGCGCGTCGACGTAGGGAAGTGGTTCCTCGCTACCGACGGCGAGCACCCGGAGGTCACCGGACTCGATCGCCGGCAGCATGTCCTGCGAGAGGTTCACGAACCCGGCGCTGACGTTCTCGCCCAGCAGCGCCGTCTGCACCTCCGAGTTGCCCTCGAACGGCACCACGGTCAGGGGCACGTCGTAGAGCTGGGTGATCCGCCGGGTCTCGGCGGCGTGCGTGTTCGTGGCGCCG is a genomic window of Blastococcus sp. HT6-30 containing:
- a CDS encoding RNA 2'-phosphotransferase; translation: MDVVRMSKRLSFVLRHRPDSVGLTLDDAGWADVGQLLAALRISREQLELVVATNDKRRFAFDPTGTRIRASQGHSVAVDLGYGPEQPPEVLFHGTVERVLPAILAEGLRPGRRHAVHLSADVVTARAVGGRRGRPVVLRVDAAGMAAGGSSFSRSANGVWLVDTVPPQFLTVVDAASAPDG